TATCCGCAAAATTGGGACGGATTATAATTTGAGATTGTCATGTTTGATTTTTTAACTTACGCACTTATACAACAAGGAGAATTTGCTTTGACAATTTTCAATCTGGTAGTATTTGTTGCCTTATATCTCTGTGGTAAATTATTCGTCCGTTTCATCAAACGATATTTCAATGAAAAGAAATTAACAGATAAACAAGTAACCATTGAAGGGCGTGAAATTGCCATTTGGAAACTCACTAAACAAATTATCTGGATTGTCATTGTGTTGATTGGTTACCAGAGTTTGAGACTTAACAATACTTCTTTAGATATTCAAGACATTCTTCAATTTGAATTTTTCAGATTTGACACCTTTCACATTGCAGTTTACCACTTTTTTGTGATTGTCATAGTGGTTGTATTTGCCCGTTTGGCATTGAGTGCAATCAAAGTTTGGTTGCTCAGAGCAGCAAATAAAAAACAAGGACTTGATCACGGTACGCAATATGTTTACGTTAAAATTTCACAGTACATTGTTTTCTCGATTGCATCACTGATTATTTTGCGCAGCCTGGGAATGAATCTCACCTTGTTTTTAGGTGCAACCGCATTTTTATTAGTTGGAGTTGGTTTGGGGTTACAGCATATTTTCAGCATGTATTTTTCAGGGCTTTTTCTTCTTCTTGAGAGATCAGTGAAAGTAGGTGACATTGTAGAAATTCCAAATCTTGTGAACGATAATGTTGTGGTGGCAAAAATCATTGAAATCAATTTGCGTACATCAAAAATTGAGACGCGTGATGGTATGATATTGATTGTACCCAACAACAAACTCACCCATGAAACGGTGAACAACTGGACTTATGGAAGTCATCTGACTCGCTTTACCATTCCGGTTACGGTGGCTTATGGCTCAGATCTAGAACTGGTAAAAGAAATTCTGATTCGCTGCGCGCAGGCTCATCCACATGTCACTGATCAAAAAGAAATCAAAGTACGCTGTCTAAATTTTGGTGATCATGGCATTGAGTTAGATGTAGTTTTTTGGGCTGAACAAAATTTTTACATTGAGATTCATAAAAGTGATATTCGTTTTGCCATTGAACGTGAATTTAGAAAATATCAAATTGTAATTCCGTATAAACAATTGGTGATTCATCAAGCTAACAGCGGGGGTATTTGATGCGGATACATATCCGCTAAATTGGGAGTTAGTGAAGGCCCATATCCTTCGCAGCATATTACATGTGATGCGCAGCAGGGGAATCAGACATGTAAGTTAAAGAATCTATGTGCAGCATACCAAAATTGAGATGCAGTTAAATTTGCGTAATTTTGTATCAGCCTTTGATATCAAGCTTATGAATAAAATAATTTATATTCTTACTGTACTACTCTGTTTGTTGGTTGCCTGCGGAGAAAAAGGTAATAGTCAATCAGACAATGAAAACCAAACCATTGACTCATCTTTTTGTGATTGTGCTGAACTGACATTTGACACACCGTACAATCATTTCTGGCGCTTTGAAAGACGAAAAGGCTATTCCGGAAGATGCGAAGAATATTATCCTAACGGACAAGTAAAAATTTCAAAAAATTTCTTTAACGGCAAATTGCATGGCAAAATTGTTTCGTTTTATGACAACGGACAAATAGAAGATGAAAAACAATTTGACATGAATTTTCAAACCGGAGAACAAATC
This genomic stretch from Crocinitomicaceae bacterium harbors:
- a CDS encoding mechanosensitive ion channel codes for the protein MFDFLTYALIQQGEFALTIFNLVVFVALYLCGKLFVRFIKRYFNEKKLTDKQVTIEGREIAIWKLTKQIIWIVIVLIGYQSLRLNNTSLDIQDILQFEFFRFDTFHIAVYHFFVIVIVVVFARLALSAIKVWLLRAANKKQGLDHGTQYVYVKISQYIVFSIASLIILRSLGMNLTLFLGATAFLLVGVGLGLQHIFSMYFSGLFLLLERSVKVGDIVEIPNLVNDNVVVAKIIEINLRTSKIETRDGMILIVPNNKLTHETVNNWTYGSHLTRFTIPVTVAYGSDLELVKEILIRCAQAHPHVTDQKEIKVRCLNFGDHGIELDVVFWAEQNFYIEIHKSDIRFAIEREFRKYQIVIPYKQLVIHQANSGGI